A single genomic interval of Stieleria maiorica harbors:
- a CDS encoding phosphatidate cytidylyltransferase, with protein sequence MNDTLLRPEIGMLASTVWLSTRAMILVAVILSALGIASLVGFLLSRRETMGVDSALVRRYNQKLRVWWLMTAIFVFGFLLQRIGVVVLFGFVSFWALREFITMTPTRRGDHRTLFWVFFVFTPLQYILIALGSHPPSYVPQNDYYGLYSIMIPVYASLFIPARAAIAGDYKRFLERSAKIQAGLLICVYALSYAPALLDLQLVRTGGEPWRGSNVSVLIFLVVIAQLAAVLERGWSKLAGRHVIAEKINGSRTWEGVLGSMVTTGLIAAALSWATPFYPWEAGVLAAVVTTMACGGAMTMSAIKRDRGVTDTGTLVQGHAGVLDQIDNICFAAPVFYHLTRYFFSA encoded by the coding sequence ATGAACGACACTCTTCTTCGACCAGAGATAGGGATGCTGGCGAGCACCGTCTGGTTGTCCACGCGGGCAATGATTCTCGTTGCCGTGATCCTGTCCGCACTGGGGATCGCGTCACTGGTGGGGTTCCTGCTGTCGCGCCGTGAAACGATGGGCGTCGATTCGGCGCTCGTCCGGCGCTACAACCAGAAACTGCGCGTCTGGTGGTTGATGACGGCGATCTTCGTGTTCGGTTTTCTGTTGCAGCGAATCGGAGTCGTCGTGCTGTTCGGATTCGTGTCGTTTTGGGCGTTGCGTGAATTCATCACGATGACTCCGACGCGGCGCGGTGATCACCGCACCTTGTTTTGGGTGTTCTTTGTGTTCACGCCGCTGCAGTACATCTTGATCGCCCTGGGCAGCCATCCGCCCAGCTATGTGCCGCAGAACGACTACTACGGCCTGTACAGCATTATGATCCCGGTGTACGCCAGCCTGTTTATTCCGGCCCGCGCCGCGATCGCGGGCGACTACAAACGGTTCCTGGAACGTAGTGCCAAGATCCAAGCCGGGTTGCTGATCTGTGTCTATGCGCTCAGCTACGCGCCGGCACTGTTGGATCTGCAACTGGTGCGAACCGGCGGCGAACCCTGGCGTGGCAGCAACGTCAGCGTGTTGATCTTTTTAGTCGTGATCGCGCAGCTGGCGGCGGTTCTGGAACGCGGCTGGAGCAAGTTGGCCGGGCGCCACGTCATCGCCGAAAAAATCAACGGGTCACGAACGTGGGAAGGCGTGCTGGGGTCGATGGTGACCACGGGATTGATTGCGGCCGCACTGTCGTGGGCGACCCCGTTTTACCCTTGGGAGGCCGGCGTGCTGGCCGCCGTCGTGACCACCATGGCCTGCGGTGGGGCAATGACGATGAGCGCGATCAAACGTGACCGCGGCGTCACCGACACGGGGACACTGGTCCAGGGTCACGCGGGCGTGCTCGACCAGATCGACAACATTTGTTTCGCGGCACCGGTTTTCTATCACTTGACTCGCTATTTCTTTTCCGCCTGA
- a CDS encoding VOC family protein — MTDTPLFNRLDHIAIVVRDTDHALAFYRDQLGLPVVLSEEIPSGNVRLTHLDMGNVHLQLVQPLTDDHPLNAHLAQHGEGLHHLCFQTNDVAESLAELPTRGMRAKSETPHDAPRGRKAGFIDPETTRGVVWEMTGPM, encoded by the coding sequence ATGACGGATACACCGCTTTTCAATCGACTGGACCATATCGCAATCGTGGTGCGAGACACCGACCATGCGTTGGCGTTTTATCGTGACCAGCTGGGGTTGCCCGTCGTGTTGAGCGAGGAAATCCCCAGCGGCAACGTGCGATTGACGCATTTGGACATGGGCAACGTTCATCTGCAACTGGTCCAGCCGTTGACTGACGATCACCCGCTGAATGCCCATTTGGCCCAGCACGGCGAAGGGTTGCACCACCTGTGTTTCCAAACCAACGACGTCGCCGAGTCGTTGGCCGAATTGCCGACGCGGGGCATGCGGGCGAAGTCCGAGACGCCGCACGACGCGCCCCGCGGGCGCAAGGCCGGTTTCATCGACCCGGAAACGACCCGCGGCGTGGTGTGGGAAATGACCGGCCCGATGTAG
- a CDS encoding polysaccharide biosynthesis tyrosine autokinase, translating into MIAEQTSTPTSQRRSRQIAATGSTQPLDVLGALWRYRWAVILPAFLFGVVGFLVYLRTPETFRSSTRLMVESNRPPIFDALTGEVVGGVPDIEVLQAQLFSDTVATMAFNDPDMAPHREFYGNSIERFIVEVQEQLELEPEVTDVKTAQSLITLLHFDSGSTEQCEAAIKAYSKALQEYYDQRHQTAQADLTRLINVAMTSIGPKLSQLEQRYSEFRRDAPLTWDADGRAQNPHREQQQFLTKRRSSQYEELRREQEVLKSMEEVAKQTKDPRIALNVMSQLLGVKVSAVGDAREPDPLIGDSLLAEIDLEKKLLPLIVAKNQNVSQFGPSHPTVKALDQELETTREELLRLVREQADRITKLRREWFEDLGDPVERAKETVQAVVYSHRAKVAMLEGFIKELDEQIATEKVAAAEISRFELENEAMIREMEQYRQLMQQLEENLGKAKLSDDESVTQVVELMKPTKAYLVGPSILKLGGLGTLLGLMLGGGLALLLEKNANTFRDPEEICSMLGVAILTHIPFFRGKRRKTKKGEIDPYKTLSTDLTVVHQPASSAAEAIRALRTSVFFDTNNIDGGKVIQITSPLPGDGKSTIACNLACSIAQSGKRVLAIDCDLRRPQLTDNFDCDNKLGLTNVLNGECEPLDAAHATPLPKLSIMPCGPIPSNPAEALSLPVMNELLEVLREQYDYIILDTPPLLVVTDPSITASMADALILTLRIRRKSKPNAREALNILNGVGANVLGVVINNSDEANASDGYRGYGYYKYGRYGGYYRRNGQASGTSVAVTSNNSIRVSRSAPTNPAGGPSGKGAASGVKNGTASSRGAVASQGRPYSSGGSGTLLVDPPSQPAKPQSGGDPGGSQGASSVEPKFDD; encoded by the coding sequence ATGATTGCAGAACAAACTTCGACACCAACTTCCCAACGACGCAGCCGCCAGATCGCGGCGACGGGGTCGACGCAACCGCTGGACGTCCTCGGAGCGCTTTGGCGCTATCGATGGGCGGTCATTTTGCCGGCCTTCCTGTTCGGGGTGGTCGGCTTTTTGGTTTACCTGCGGACCCCGGAAACCTTTCGCAGCAGCACGCGGTTGATGGTCGAATCGAATCGTCCGCCGATCTTTGACGCGTTGACCGGCGAAGTCGTCGGCGGCGTCCCGGACATCGAAGTCTTGCAGGCCCAATTGTTCAGCGACACCGTCGCGACGATGGCCTTCAACGATCCCGACATGGCCCCCCATCGGGAGTTCTATGGCAACAGCATCGAACGGTTCATCGTCGAAGTCCAAGAGCAACTGGAACTTGAACCAGAAGTCACCGACGTCAAAACCGCCCAGTCGCTGATCACGCTGCTGCACTTTGACAGCGGCAGCACCGAACAGTGTGAAGCGGCGATCAAAGCCTACAGCAAGGCGCTCCAGGAATACTACGACCAACGGCATCAAACCGCCCAGGCCGATCTGACACGATTGATCAACGTCGCCATGACGTCGATCGGCCCCAAGCTGTCTCAATTGGAACAACGCTACAGCGAATTCCGTCGCGACGCGCCGCTGACCTGGGACGCCGACGGTCGGGCCCAGAACCCGCACCGCGAGCAACAACAATTTCTGACGAAACGACGCTCGTCTCAATACGAGGAATTGCGTCGCGAACAGGAAGTGCTCAAGTCGATGGAGGAGGTCGCCAAGCAAACCAAGGACCCGCGGATCGCGCTCAACGTGATGAGCCAGTTGCTGGGAGTCAAAGTCAGCGCCGTGGGCGACGCTCGTGAGCCGGACCCGTTGATCGGTGACAGTCTGCTCGCGGAAATCGATTTGGAAAAGAAACTGCTGCCGCTGATCGTTGCCAAGAATCAAAACGTGTCTCAGTTCGGGCCGTCACACCCGACCGTCAAAGCCCTCGACCAAGAACTGGAAACCACCCGCGAAGAGCTGTTGCGGTTGGTGCGAGAGCAGGCCGATCGGATCACCAAGCTGCGACGAGAATGGTTCGAAGACCTGGGGGATCCCGTCGAACGGGCCAAGGAAACCGTTCAAGCGGTGGTGTATTCGCACCGCGCCAAGGTGGCGATGTTGGAAGGGTTCATCAAAGAGTTGGACGAACAGATCGCAACCGAGAAAGTGGCGGCCGCCGAAATCTCGCGCTTCGAACTCGAAAACGAAGCCATGATTCGCGAGATGGAACAGTACCGTCAGCTGATGCAACAGCTCGAAGAAAACTTGGGCAAGGCAAAGCTGTCCGACGACGAGAGCGTGACACAGGTGGTCGAGTTGATGAAACCGACCAAAGCCTACCTGGTCGGACCGAGCATCTTGAAACTCGGTGGGCTCGGCACGTTGCTCGGCCTGATGCTCGGTGGCGGATTGGCGCTGCTGTTGGAAAAGAACGCGAACACGTTCCGCGACCCCGAAGAAATCTGCTCGATGCTGGGCGTTGCGATTCTGACGCACATCCCATTCTTCCGCGGCAAGCGACGCAAAACGAAGAAAGGCGAGATCGATCCCTACAAGACGTTGTCGACCGACTTGACCGTCGTGCACCAACCGGCTTCGTCGGCGGCGGAAGCGATCCGCGCGCTCCGGACCAGCGTGTTCTTTGACACCAATAACATCGATGGCGGCAAGGTCATTCAAATCACCAGCCCGCTGCCGGGTGACGGCAAGAGTACGATCGCCTGCAACCTGGCTTGCTCGATCGCACAGAGCGGCAAACGTGTGTTGGCGATCGACTGCGACCTGCGGCGGCCACAACTGACCGACAACTTCGACTGTGACAACAAGTTGGGGCTGACCAACGTGCTCAACGGCGAATGCGAGCCGCTCGATGCCGCCCATGCCACGCCGCTGCCGAAACTTTCGATCATGCCCTGTGGCCCGATCCCCAGCAACCCCGCCGAAGCACTTTCGTTGCCGGTGATGAACGAGTTGCTCGAAGTCCTGAGAGAGCAATACGACTACATCATCTTGGACACGCCGCCGCTGTTGGTCGTCACCGACCCCAGCATCACCGCAAGCATGGCCGACGCTCTGATCTTGACCCTGCGTATCCGTCGCAAGAGCAAGCCGAACGCACGCGAAGCCTTGAACATCCTCAACGGGGTCGGCGCGAACGTCTTGGGTGTGGTGATCAATAACTCCGACGAAGCCAATGCCAGCGATGGTTACCGCGGTTACGGTTATTACAAGTACGGCCGCTACGGAGGATACTACCGACGCAACGGTCAAGCCTCCGGCACCAGTGTGGCCGTGACGTCCAATAATTCCATCCGCGTCTCTCGATCGGCCCCGACGAATCCTGCGGGCGGCCCCAGCGGCAAGGGTGCCGCGTCGGGGGTGAAGAACGGGACTGCTTCGTCCCGGGGGGCGGTGGCCAGCCAAGGACGCCCGTATTCGTCGGGCGGCTCCGGGACACTGCTGGTCGACCCGCCGAGCCAACCGGCCAAGCCGCAATCGGGCGGTGATCCAGGTGGCTCGCAGGGAGCGTCCTCGGTCGAGCCAAAGTTCGACGATTGA
- a CDS encoding LysR family transcriptional regulator has protein sequence MELDQLRYFLQVACDGNFTRAAEHLGISQPALSRSIGRLEEELGQPVFERQARCVALTDAGRLLQGRAKEVLVILEDTLAEIVDDGRSGRIRVGAIPTIAPFFLPELLRRFATDYPDATVVVQEQTTDALLKDCADGKVDLAILALPIEAKYLEIETLLDEELMLVLPPDHELVSKPSIVLSDIEQIPFVLLGEAHCLSDNIVSFCKQQSFHPVSVERTSQMATVQELVSLSHGISMIPMMARRLDQSDRRVYRSLSGVRPTRTIVAVWNPYRYQSRLLESFRQTLRAYASS, from the coding sequence ATGGAACTGGACCAACTTCGCTATTTCTTGCAGGTCGCTTGCGACGGCAACTTCACTCGGGCGGCCGAGCACCTGGGCATTTCTCAGCCCGCACTCAGCCGATCGATCGGACGCCTGGAGGAGGAACTCGGTCAACCGGTGTTCGAACGCCAGGCCCGCTGTGTCGCGCTGACCGATGCCGGCCGGTTGCTGCAGGGGCGCGCCAAAGAAGTGTTGGTGATCTTGGAAGACACGTTGGCGGAGATCGTCGACGATGGACGCTCCGGACGCATACGTGTCGGGGCCATCCCGACGATTGCCCCGTTCTTTTTGCCCGAATTGCTCCGCCGGTTCGCGACGGATTATCCCGATGCCACCGTGGTGGTCCAAGAGCAAACGACCGATGCGTTGTTGAAAGACTGTGCCGATGGCAAGGTTGACTTGGCAATCCTGGCGTTGCCGATCGAGGCAAAGTATTTGGAGATCGAAACGCTGTTGGACGAGGAACTGATGTTAGTGTTGCCGCCGGATCACGAACTGGTGTCCAAACCATCGATCGTGCTCTCTGACATCGAACAGATTCCCTTCGTCTTGCTCGGCGAAGCGCATTGTTTGTCCGACAATATCGTCTCGTTTTGCAAACAGCAATCCTTTCATCCGGTGTCGGTCGAACGCACCAGCCAGATGGCGACGGTCCAAGAGCTCGTTTCACTTTCGCATGGGATTTCCATGATCCCGATGATGGCCCGCCGCTTGGATCAATCCGACCGCCGGGTCTATCGTTCGCTCAGCGGTGTCCGACCGACACGCACCATCGTCGCCGTCTGGAATCCCTATCGGTATCAAAGCCGTCTGTTGGAATCGTTTCGCCAAACCCTGCGGGCGTATGCATCAAGTTAA
- a CDS encoding TatD family hydrolase: MTLRLFDTHAHLNVDAFADELDQTVDRARQAGVEAIMVIGIDVATSRRACDLAAQYPGYLYAAVGIQPNSAAEADVDDFAIIEALAGYPGVRAIGETGLDCYWDDTPIELQHVYFDRHMQLCRQTALPMVIHMRESGELIVDQLKRQSSVPPGIMHSFTGDWQCAETCLDLGLHISFAGMVTFKKSDALRAVAKRVPTDRLLVETDSPYLSPEPFRGKRPNEPARVEHTLRCLAEVRGVSPESLAETTTENARKLFQLP, from the coding sequence ATGACGCTGCGATTATTCGACACCCACGCGCACTTGAACGTCGATGCGTTTGCCGACGAATTGGATCAGACCGTTGACCGCGCGCGGCAGGCCGGCGTGGAAGCGATCATGGTGATCGGAATCGATGTCGCGACCAGCCGACGCGCCTGTGATCTGGCCGCCCAGTACCCGGGCTATCTGTACGCCGCGGTCGGCATTCAACCGAATTCGGCCGCCGAAGCCGACGTCGACGATTTCGCCATCATCGAAGCGTTGGCCGGATACCCCGGTGTCCGCGCGATCGGCGAGACGGGATTGGATTGCTATTGGGACGACACTCCGATCGAACTGCAACACGTCTACTTCGACCGGCACATGCAACTTTGTCGCCAGACCGCGTTGCCGATGGTGATTCACATGCGGGAAAGCGGCGAATTGATCGTCGATCAATTGAAACGGCAAAGCAGCGTTCCGCCGGGCATCATGCACTCCTTCACCGGCGATTGGCAGTGCGCCGAAACGTGCTTGGACCTCGGATTGCACATCAGCTTTGCCGGGATGGTGACGTTCAAAAAAAGCGACGCATTGCGAGCGGTGGCAAAGCGGGTTCCCACGGATCGGTTGTTGGTCGAAACCGACTCGCCCTATCTGAGCCCCGAACCGTTTCGCGGAAAGCGTCCCAACGAACCGGCCCGCGTCGAGCATACGCTGCGCTGTCTGGCCGAAGTCCGCGGCGTGTCTCCCGAGTCGCTCGCCGAAACCACCACCGAGAACGCCCGGAAGTTGTTTCAGTTGCCATAG
- a CDS encoding SDR family oxidoreductase, with product MFDPITLPDNAHPLAGTTCLVTGGAGFIGSHLVDALLSQKASVRVLDNFSTGYESNLQHLSDHPGVEIIRGDAANAEVTEKAVAGCDAIFHHAAMASVPRSMREPARCHAWCATSTINLLAAAESAGVRRMVLASTSAAYGDSPYVSKREEDTPAPLSPYAASKLAAEAYMQSFSRTATIETVILRYFNVFGPRQDPQSEYSAVIPRFVSMILSGQRPVIYGDGSQSRDFIFVRDVAKANLLAATMPGVNGGVFNIGQGQRTTLLELLTMLRKILGQDIQPIHDPPRLGDVKDSLADITQARTKLHFEPDVDMKTGLEQSVDYYRTIC from the coding sequence ATGTTCGATCCCATCACGCTTCCCGACAACGCGCATCCTCTAGCCGGTACGACCTGTCTGGTCACCGGAGGGGCCGGATTCATCGGTTCGCACTTGGTCGATGCCCTGCTCAGCCAAAAGGCCTCGGTCCGTGTTCTGGACAACTTCAGTACCGGGTACGAATCCAACTTGCAGCACCTAAGCGACCATCCCGGGGTCGAGATCATCCGCGGCGACGCGGCGAATGCGGAGGTGACGGAAAAGGCGGTGGCGGGTTGCGATGCCATTTTTCATCACGCAGCAATGGCCAGCGTCCCCCGCTCGATGCGCGAACCGGCACGGTGCCACGCTTGGTGCGCGACGAGCACCATCAATTTGCTGGCGGCGGCCGAGTCCGCCGGCGTCCGCCGCATGGTCCTGGCCAGCACCAGCGCCGCCTACGGGGATTCTCCCTACGTCAGCAAACGCGAAGAAGACACCCCCGCCCCGCTGTCTCCTTACGCGGCGTCCAAGTTGGCCGCCGAAGCGTACATGCAATCGTTTTCGCGAACCGCGACGATCGAAACCGTGATCCTGCGTTACTTCAACGTCTTCGGCCCACGGCAGGATCCGCAAAGTGAATACAGCGCCGTGATCCCCCGATTCGTTTCGATGATCTTGTCGGGGCAACGCCCGGTGATCTACGGCGATGGATCGCAATCTCGCGACTTTATCTTCGTCCGCGATGTCGCCAAGGCCAATCTGTTGGCCGCGACCATGCCCGGCGTCAACGGCGGGGTCTTCAACATCGGACAAGGCCAACGCACGACGCTGCTGGAATTGCTGACGATGCTCCGCAAGATCCTGGGCCAGGACATCCAGCCGATTCACGATCCGCCTCGACTGGGAGACGTCAAGGACTCGCTGGCCGATATCACCCAAGCCCGAACGAAGCTGCACTTCGAACCCGACGTCGACATGAAAACCGGCTTGGAGCAAAGCGTCGACTACTATCGAACGATTTGCTGA
- the leuB gene encoding 3-isopropylmalate dehydrogenase, which yields MKASIVLLPGDGIGPEITQQAKRVLEAIGDRFGHEFTFQSQLIGGIAIDETGDPLPEATIQACRDSDAILLGAVGGPKWDDPSAKTRPEAGLLKIRKELGLFANLRPIKLFNQLIDASPLRREIIEGTDILFLRELTGGIYFGESSRTGSGPDETASQAMVYSVREVERIVRLAAQAAKGRGNRLTSVDKANVLEPSRLWRQTAARVMAEEFPEVQYDVVLVDAMAMHLINRPSDFDVVVTGNMFGDILTDEASMLPGSLGMLPSASLGSGGPGLYEPIHGSAPDIAGKGIANPLATILAAAMLLRHSLNAETEAAAIEKAVADVLAAGLRTADIARGGPSVSTDAMGDAVVDQIKQ from the coding sequence TTGAAAGCTTCCATCGTTCTATTGCCCGGTGATGGCATCGGCCCCGAAATCACGCAGCAAGCCAAACGTGTGCTCGAAGCGATCGGTGATCGTTTCGGCCACGAATTCACGTTTCAATCGCAGTTGATCGGGGGAATCGCGATCGACGAAACCGGTGATCCGCTGCCGGAGGCGACTATTCAAGCGTGCCGGGATTCGGATGCGATTCTGTTGGGTGCCGTCGGCGGCCCCAAATGGGACGACCCGTCGGCGAAAACGCGTCCAGAGGCGGGTTTGCTGAAGATCCGCAAGGAACTGGGGCTGTTCGCCAATTTGCGGCCGATCAAATTGTTCAACCAGCTGATCGATGCTTCACCGCTCCGCCGCGAGATCATCGAAGGCACCGACATCCTGTTTTTGCGTGAATTGACCGGCGGAATCTACTTCGGCGAATCGAGCAGGACCGGATCCGGGCCCGATGAAACCGCCAGTCAAGCGATGGTATACAGTGTTCGTGAAGTCGAACGCATTGTCCGACTGGCGGCACAGGCGGCCAAGGGTCGCGGCAACCGATTGACCAGCGTCGACAAGGCCAACGTGTTGGAGCCGAGTCGGTTGTGGCGTCAAACCGCCGCCCGGGTGATGGCCGAAGAGTTTCCCGAGGTGCAGTACGACGTCGTGCTGGTCGATGCGATGGCGATGCACTTGATCAATCGCCCGTCTGATTTTGACGTCGTGGTGACGGGCAACATGTTCGGCGACATCCTGACCGACGAAGCGTCGATGTTGCCGGGGTCGTTGGGCATGCTGCCCAGCGCGTCGTTGGGCAGTGGCGGCCCGGGGTTGTATGAACCGATCCACGGGTCGGCTCCGGACATCGCCGGCAAAGGCATCGCCAATCCGTTGGCGACGATTCTTGCCGCCGCGATGTTGCTGCGTCATTCGTTGAACGCGGAAACCGAAGCCGCGGCGATCGAAAAAGCGGTCGCCGACGTGTTGGCCGCCGGACTGCGAACCGCCGACATCGCCCGCGGCGGTCCGTCCGTCAGCACCGATGCGATGGGGGATGCGGTCGTCGATCAAATCAAGCAGTGA
- the xrtU gene encoding exosortase U: MSTTDSTGLYTSMIDGAETGVSATSSEIEPNPNWRWFWLGLLLAVLPLLVPYFISMWGKPTYRYFPFAIAAVAWLTYVRSDGHFYPPRGWLSWAAIGFSLFLIVFGTVLQFPWFAAVALSILCAAMLYAMRGPDDETLLVVVLPLLTTVQLIRADTLLVLWLQNVTTWMSSVLLDTLAIPHAVTNNVIQLADRELFVAEACSGIQSVFTLSFLAFLMIAWRRRRIWMAPLYIAIACVLAIFANVVRVTVVALVANSYEFDLAVGWPHELLGYIALAMAFGFLLSFDYLVATLLHRVPQESEFNPLVSAWNYLSLRDAEEGAGRGTQRSVTDLLDRDSRSGASRWAQRLVDNRIAHISFAVLAGVICLASLAQVVRSRRPANMVESDKSLVFDPPSDLINDSLDILTVVGHRANRGYEEPRLGANSDVWECRWDEVTVQFVLSQPHQGWHELCNCYERLDWALLDRDIRSPDEFEDFEIIAKNPDALSSTYVVARFKRGPTQHGYLIFAGIGSDGTLVDAPDSLSAFTHRVWNRIDTTGVWDQNEVIMLQMWITSPDKLKPRQLIEMQEEFIAARARVADAIVENAGRKLPAQALRGDSASAVSPSAESSLAASGDGATKKELK, translated from the coding sequence ATGTCGACCACCGACTCGACTGGTTTGTACACGTCGATGATCGACGGGGCCGAAACGGGTGTCTCTGCGACGAGTTCAGAGATCGAACCCAATCCGAATTGGCGATGGTTTTGGCTCGGGCTCCTGCTGGCCGTTTTGCCATTGCTGGTGCCGTACTTCATCAGCATGTGGGGAAAGCCGACGTATCGCTATTTCCCTTTTGCGATCGCAGCGGTGGCCTGGTTGACCTATGTCCGTAGCGACGGCCATTTCTATCCGCCGCGTGGCTGGCTCAGTTGGGCGGCAATCGGTTTCTCGTTGTTTCTGATCGTGTTCGGGACCGTGCTGCAGTTTCCCTGGTTCGCGGCCGTGGCATTGTCCATCCTGTGTGCGGCGATGCTGTACGCGATGCGTGGACCGGATGACGAGACGCTGCTGGTCGTCGTGTTGCCACTGCTGACGACCGTCCAGCTGATTCGTGCCGACACCTTACTGGTGCTTTGGCTGCAGAACGTAACGACATGGATGTCGAGCGTCTTGTTGGACACGCTGGCGATACCACACGCGGTCACCAACAACGTGATCCAGCTCGCCGACCGAGAGCTGTTTGTGGCCGAAGCGTGCAGCGGCATTCAGTCGGTCTTCACGCTCAGCTTTCTGGCATTTTTGATGATCGCCTGGCGGCGGCGTCGGATTTGGATGGCCCCGCTCTACATCGCGATCGCTTGCGTGCTGGCCATTTTCGCCAATGTGGTCCGAGTCACCGTGGTGGCTCTGGTCGCCAATTCGTATGAATTCGATTTGGCGGTGGGGTGGCCCCACGAGTTGTTGGGCTACATCGCGTTGGCGATGGCCTTCGGTTTTCTGCTTTCTTTCGACTACCTCGTCGCGACACTGCTGCACCGCGTCCCCCAGGAATCCGAATTCAATCCGTTGGTGTCGGCGTGGAATTACCTGTCGTTGCGAGACGCCGAGGAGGGCGCTGGGCGAGGGACGCAGCGGAGCGTCACGGACCTGTTGGACCGGGACAGCCGCAGCGGCGCATCCCGGTGGGCACAGCGACTGGTCGACAATCGGATCGCGCATATCAGTTTTGCCGTTCTCGCAGGCGTGATCTGCCTGGCGTCGCTGGCTCAGGTGGTCCGATCGCGCCGCCCGGCCAACATGGTTGAAAGCGACAAGTCATTGGTCTTTGATCCGCCGTCGGATCTGATCAATGATTCGCTGGATATTTTAACGGTCGTCGGCCATAGGGCGAACCGAGGTTACGAAGAGCCTCGCTTGGGAGCGAATTCCGATGTCTGGGAATGTCGCTGGGACGAGGTGACGGTTCAGTTTGTGTTAAGCCAACCGCACCAGGGTTGGCACGAGCTGTGCAACTGCTACGAGCGGTTGGATTGGGCGTTGCTGGACCGCGACATTCGGTCCCCCGATGAATTCGAAGACTTTGAAATCATCGCAAAGAATCCCGACGCGCTGAGTTCCACCTACGTCGTGGCCCGGTTTAAGCGCGGCCCGACCCAGCACGGCTATTTGATTTTTGCCGGAATCGGCAGCGATGGGACATTGGTCGATGCACCGGACAGCTTGTCTGCGTTCACTCACCGGGTTTGGAACCGAATCGATACGACCGGTGTTTGGGACCAAAACGAAGTCATCATGTTGCAGATGTGGATCACATCGCCGGACAAATTGAAGCCTCGTCAATTGATCGAAATGCAGGAGGAGTTCATCGCAGCGCGCGCCCGCGTCGCCGATGCGATTGTTGAAAATGCTGGACGAAAACTGCCGGCCCAAGCCCTGCGGGGTGATTCTGCGTCGGCCGTGTCCCCGTCGGCCGAGTCTTCGTTGGCGGCGTCCGGGGATGGCGCCACGAAAAAGGAGCTGAAATAA